From one Eucalyptus grandis isolate ANBG69807.140 chromosome 9, ASM1654582v1, whole genome shotgun sequence genomic stretch:
- the LOC108954012 gene encoding LOW QUALITY PROTEIN: probable amidase At4g34880 (The sequence of the model RefSeq protein was modified relative to this genomic sequence to represent the inferred CDS: inserted 2 bases in 2 codons; substituted 1 base at 1 genomic stop codon), with amino-acid sequence MAAVLLGTETDGSILSLSSSNSVVEIKPTLGLPGGGGVVPVAPKQDSIGPMCRIVADAVXCLDVIVGFDPYDAKATTEASKYIPRGGYKRFLKADGLKGKRLGIVNLYFDFYSGTPVGKAFESHFNTLRKQGAVLVDHLDIANINEIYPNASGEEVASAAEFKLALNTYLXDLVVSPVRSLADVIAFNNKHKHVEKIDQYGQNLFLTAQAXMDRLSRDGFEKLMRQNKLDAFVTPLAIGGFPGISVPAGYDEKGVPFGICFGGLRGFEPALIEIAYGFEQATKIRRPPSFMQRPRRFFS; translated from the exons ATGGCGGCGGTGTTGCTGGGAACAGAGACGGACGGCTCAATTTTGTCTCTCTCCAGTTCTAACTCTGTGGTGGAAATCAAACCCACCCTTGGCTTGCCAGGTGGAGGTGGGGTTGTCCCCGTCGCTCCCAAACAAGACAGTATAGG GCCAATGTGCAGGATTGTTGCAGACGCGG GATGCCTCGATGTCATTGTAGGATTCGATCCTTATGATGCTAAAGCCACCACAGAAGCATCGAAGTACATTCCCAGAGGAGGCTACAAGCGATTTCTCAAAGCCGACGGGCTCAAAGGCAAGAGACTTGGAATTGTTAACCTTTACTTCGACTTCTACTCAGGAACTCCGGTCGGCAAAGCATTTGAAAGCCATTTTAACACCCTGAG GAAACAAGGTGCAGTATTGGTGGACCATTTGGATATAGCCAACATCAATGAAATCTACCCTAATGCGAGTGGTGAAGAAGTAGCTAGTGCGGCCGAGTTCAAGCTAGCCCTGAATACTTACCTTTGAGATTTGGTCGTCTCGCCAGTCCGATCCCTCGCGGATGTAATTGCCTTCAATAACAAGCACAAGCACGTG GAAAAGATCGACCAGTACGGCCAGAACTTGTTCCTCACAGCGCAAG ACATGGACAGATTAAGCCGAGACGGGTTTGAGAAGCTTATGAGGCAGAACAAGTTGGATGCATTTGTGACTCCTCTTGCGATCGGAGGCTTCCCAGGAATAAGCGTGCCTGCTGGGTACGACGAGAAAGGAGTGCCCTTCGGGATTTGCTTCGGAGGCTTGAGAGGCTTTGAGCCTGCCCTCATTGAAATCGCTTACGGGTTCGAACAAGCCACCAAGATCAGGAGGCCTCCTTCGTTCATGCAGCGACCGCGAAGATTTTTCAGTTAA